Genomic segment of Rhodococcus sp. W8901:
AACGACGTCGCCCTCATCAACACTCAGCACTGCACCGGTCTCCGCGTCGATGAGAACGGACGTGACCTTCGACGACATCAGAAGCTCCCTTTCCTCGTCCGAAATCCGATCCAGCGAACCCGAGTTGGGGTCCTGAGCACCCCGCTGAGGGCAACCTCGGGGGTGCTGCCCCTCGGGCATCCGAAAGCAGTCCCAGGAACAGCGAGGACTGCTGGCCCGAAATCACGATGGGGCAGTCAGCGGTTGGCACGGATGGCGCGGATGTCGCCACGGCTCAACTCACGGGCTGCCGACCTGTTTCGATAGGCCCCGAAGGCAAGCCACACCAAGAACCCGAACCCGACCGTCACGTAGAGAGTGCCGAATCCGTGCTGCCACAGGGCCCAGTCGAGCTCGCGATCCCCGGCCGTCGGCAACAGGTGTTGCGGGCCGATCAGGAAGAGTGCACCGATACCGGTGGCGGCGACGGCATTCCATGCAGAAGGCGCGCGCACCACCGCGAGCGCCAGGACCAGCAGCGCTGGGGCTGCCCACACCCAGTGGTGCGACCACGACACAGGCGAGGCCAACAGGACTGCCGTCGCGTTCGCGATCAACGCAACGACCAGATCGTCGTGGTCGATTGCGCGGCGGATCGCGATCACCGCGACCACCAGCATCACGACGACTGCGACCAACCACAGGACCGACCCGAGGTGCTCGGGCGGCCCGAATCGCGAGATGACCGCCTTGAAGGACGCGTTGTTGGCGAAGTAGGCCGGGCCGATCCGGCCCGTATCCGGGAGGGTCTGCAACCAGTATTTCGTGGACGCCTCGGGCATCACGGCGAAAGCCAGCGCGGTGAATCCGAGGGCCGCGACGACGATGCGGCCACTGGTCCGCCAATCGCGTTTGAGCAGGAAGAGCAGCAGGAAAGCTATGGGGGTCAGTTTGATCGCGGCCGCGAGCCCGATCAGTAGCCCGCGTGGCCATTTCGGCTTCTCCGTCAGCACATCGACTGCGACCAATGCCATCAGAACCATGTTGATCTGCCCGAAGCTGATGGTTTCGCGAACGGGCTCGAGTTGCAGTGCGACGGCGACCGCGACAGCAGTCATGGTCCACGAGGCCCGCGCGCCCACATCCGGCCTCACACGTGCAAGGACCATCCGTAGTGTCACCGCCAGCGCGGCGACAGATACGAGGGTGAACACGAGCTTGCCGAGCCCGAGGGGCATCAGCGCGAGCGGGACGAACAACATTGCCGCGAGCGGCGGGTACGTGAACGGCAGCCCGAAATCGCCGACCACGGGCGGCAACGCGCCGTAGATGTCTCCGCCGTCGAGCAGCACCCTCGCGCCCATGCGGTAGACGAGCAGGTCTATGTAGTCGTTCCCTGCGAGGAAGCTGACGGTCAGGCCGGCCGAAATGGCCAACGCCGCCACCGCAACAGCGGCGCCTGCACGGCTGCGGAAGAACAGTTCAGATGATGTCAGACCGACTCGGTTTTGCCCTGAATGCCGCACTAGACAAACCTAACAGCCGGTATTCAAATATTCGGCGACATGCCGATCGGGCACCTAGGGGTCCCAGGCGAGCAAGGGCGTGATAGTTCGAGCCAGGGCGTGCTCGCCTTCCAGAGATTCGGCAGATGACGTCCACGACGGCACGGTAGGCAGGCTCAACGTGCGCGAGCTTCAGCAAGGACGTCATCGACAGCCGTCGATGCACTGGTCAGGCGCCCGACAGTTGCACTTCCCGCGCTCGGGCACCCCCCCGGCATCACCGATAGCTCTGTTGAAGGGCGGTCCAGTGATCGAACACTCCCCCGGCGGAGCACCCCCGTGTACATTCGGATGCTAACAACATTCGGATGATTACAGCATTTGAAATGGGATGAATCAGAGGGAGGGGAGGAATCGGAGCGATGGCGCGGCTGACGAGGGTCCAGCAGCAAGAGCTCAACCGGCGCAGGGTGCTCGCGGCAGCCCGAGCCGAATTCTCCGAGCGCGGCTTCCGCAAAGCGACCGTGGACGACATCGCCATCCGCTCGGACCTCACCCGGGGCGCGGTGTATTCCAACTTTCCCGGCAAGCGTGCCCTGTATCTAGCGGTCCTCGCGGAGGAGGCGGAGAACGCCGGCGAAGTCCTGAACACTTATGCAGATGACCCGGAGGGCGCGCTGGCGGTGTTCGCGAGCACTTGGGTGGATCGACTGCCCCGGACCAACAACTACGAGTATCAGGGATCAGTTCAGCTCACCTCTCCGATGCTCGGCGTGGACCTCATCCCCGAAATCCTCACTGACGAACGGTTTCAGCGGCCGTTCGCCCAGTTGGTGAAGCTCGATGCCATACTTCTCGGCTTGGCCCTCGAGGGACTCTCCCGGGCCGCCGAGCGCATGGTCGGCGTCGCCGAATCCGTGCTCACCGTTCTGTACGGTGCAAGCGAATTATCCTTCGTTGCACCCGATTTCGTGGATCACTCCAAGGTGATCGCAACCTGTCGACACATCACTGGAATCGTCATCGACGATCCGTGGATTCTTCCGGCAACTGACGTCGCTGTGAATTCCGTCGACGAGGAGTGGACCGTCCCCAGGGCAACCGATGTTGTTCGCGGCAAGCCGACGGCGATCGACGACGGAATCGTTGCCGTAGTCGGGATGAACCGGCTCGAGTGCATCGAGCACCTGGTCCGTACGGCACCCCGTGAATCGCCAGTCACCGCTGTTCTCGTAACCGCTGACATCGCCGAGCTAGCGCCACTGGCACGATTGGCACTCGCCGATATGTGCCGGTCGCTGCGCCAAGCCTTCCCCTCCGCCGCGTGGCCGCGCGTGCAGGTGATGGTCGACCCCAACGGTGAGATCGCCGCGGCCTGCGGGTTGTCGAACGTCGATGACGACACCGAGGCTGCCGTCTCCATCTCCGATGGACGCATCACCTCGCGCAGCATCGGCCCCGGTGCCTGCGCACGCGCCGACGCCCTCACCGCACGAACTCGAGACCACTGACGCGCACATTTCATCCACCCATCAGCGTTGA
This window contains:
- a CDS encoding glycosyltransferase 87 family protein, which encodes MAALAISAGLTVSFLAGNDYIDLLVYRMGARVLLDGGDIYGALPPVVGDFGLPFTYPPLAAMLFVPLALMPLGLGKLVFTLVSVAALAVTLRMVLARVRPDVGARASWTMTAVAVAVALQLEPVRETISFGQINMVLMALVAVDVLTEKPKWPRGLLIGLAAAIKLTPIAFLLLFLLKRDWRTSGRIVVAALGFTALAFAVMPEASTKYWLQTLPDTGRIGPAYFANNASFKAVISRFGPPEHLGSVLWLVAVVVMLVVAVIAIRRAIDHDDLVVALIANATAVLLASPVSWSHHWVWAAPALLVLALAVVRAPSAWNAVAATGIGALFLIGPQHLLPTAGDRELDWALWQHGFGTLYVTVGFGFLVWLAFGAYRNRSAARELSRGDIRAIRANR
- a CDS encoding TetR/AcrR family transcriptional regulator; translated protein: MARLTRVQQQELNRRRVLAAARAEFSERGFRKATVDDIAIRSDLTRGAVYSNFPGKRALYLAVLAEEAENAGEVLNTYADDPEGALAVFASTWVDRLPRTNNYEYQGSVQLTSPMLGVDLIPEILTDERFQRPFAQLVKLDAILLGLALEGLSRAAERMVGVAESVLTVLYGASELSFVAPDFVDHSKVIATCRHITGIVIDDPWILPATDVAVNSVDEEWTVPRATDVVRGKPTAIDDGIVAVVGMNRLECIEHLVRTAPRESPVTAVLVTADIAELAPLARLALADMCRSLRQAFPSAAWPRVQVMVDPNGEIAAACGLSNVDDDTEAAVSISDGRITSRSIGPGACARADALTARTRDH